In the Artemia franciscana chromosome 1, ASM3288406v1, whole genome shotgun sequence genome, one interval contains:
- the LOC136032628 gene encoding uncharacterized protein LOC136032628 isoform X3: protein MEDIQAVWNTASCYIPTEEKRSKWWQRISTSISSASSSGKYFDQEFFRQKLNFVEEYSDKLTCKKSVVIALLLQYLHYEPKLHGLNEEKTLEYFAEFLQDNLETNGLLSEQNQQILDNVEKLLITAIANSAGIFLHCNAFGDLDEHYFLDIDIAILGSKSEEYFKYTQIIREEYASFSDEQYGKLRKR from the exons ATGGAAGACATTCAAGCTGTTTGGAACACAGCTTCGTGTTATATTCCAACAGAGGAAAAGCGGAGTAAATGGTGGCAGCGAATTAGTACCTCCATTAGCTCAGCCTCATCTtcaggaaaatattttgatcaAGAGTTTTTTAGACAGAAACtgaattttgtagaagaatATAGTGATAAACTAACTTGCAAGAAGTCAGTAGTCATAGCGCTTCTTCTCCAGTA CCTGCATTATGAGCCAAAACTTCATGGCTTGAACGAAGAAAAGACCTTAGAATATTTTGCAGAGTTTCTACAAGACAACCTAGAGACAAAT GGCTTGCTGTCTGAACAGAACCAACAGATTTTGGATAACGTAGAAAAGCTTTTAATAACAGCAATAGCAAATAGCGCCGGTATATTTCTTCATTGCAATGCTTTTGGTGACTTagatgaacattattttttggaTATCGACATTGCCATTTTGGGATCGAAAAGTGAAGAATACTTCAAATACACTCAGATTATAAGAGAAGAATATGCTTCTTTTTCAGATGAACAGTATGGAAAACTTAGGAAACGG TAA